A region from the Wolbachia endosymbiont (group A) of Rhinocyllus conicus genome encodes:
- the purD gene encoding phosphoribosylamine--glycine ligase: MKVLVIGSGGREHALLWALKKSPILTELYVTPGRQAMKDLGTLVDVNIQNSVDVTQFCKRENIELVVIGPEQPIIDGLADDLVAEGINVFAPSQATAKLEGSKSFTKGLCKRYGIPTAKYECFVDEGLAKDFVRSNKIKFPLVVKANGIAAGKGVMICCAENEAFSAIDSMLVEKEFGESGEEIIIEEFLIGEEVSFFALVDGLKVVTLGCAKDYKRVNENNEGQNTGGMGSYSSPSIISKDMEQKIIQKIIYPTAQALVNMGTPYKGVLFAGLMICRDGPKLLEYNVRFGDPETQSILPRFDSNCDLLKLMLSVAEGKLNVKMVELNNKSTVCVVVASKGYPGDYQKGEVIKGLDKIESIPGILVFHAGTKLDESGNWVSDGGRVLNIVAEGSTIEEAKSKVYSALNFLEWPGGFFRYDIGS; this comes from the coding sequence ATGAAGGTTCTGGTTATAGGTTCTGGTGGACGTGAGCACGCTCTACTTTGGGCTCTAAAAAAATCTCCTATCTTGACTGAGTTATATGTAACTCCTGGTCGCCAAGCTATGAAAGATCTTGGGACTCTTGTGGATGTAAATATTCAAAATTCAGTGGATGTTACACAATTTTGCAAGAGAGAAAATATAGAGTTGGTTGTTATTGGTCCAGAACAACCAATAATTGATGGGCTTGCTGATGATTTAGTTGCAGAGGGAATAAATGTTTTTGCTCCGAGTCAAGCAACTGCAAAACTTGAGGGATCAAAGTCTTTCACCAAAGGACTATGCAAGCGATATGGCATACCAACTGCCAAGTACGAGTGTTTTGTTGATGAAGGATTAGCTAAAGATTTTGTACGTAGCAATAAAATAAAGTTTCCACTTGTAGTGAAAGCAAATGGAATTGCGGCAGGGAAAGGCGTGATGATATGTTGCGCAGAAAACGAAGCTTTTTCAGCAATAGATTCAATGCTAGTGGAGAAAGAATTTGGTGAATCAGGTGAAGAAATAATCATAGAAGAATTTTTAATTGGAGAAGAAGTAAGCTTTTTTGCTCTTGTTGATGGGTTGAAAGTAGTAACTCTTGGGTGCGCAAAAGATTATAAGAGAGTGAATGAAAATAATGAAGGCCAAAATACTGGGGGTATGGGATCGTACTCATCACCTTCAATTATAAGTAAGGACATGGAGCAAAAAATCATCCAAAAAATAATATACCCTACAGCTCAAGCATTGGTTAACATGGGTACGCCTTATAAGGGAGTACTCTTTGCTGGTTTAATGATTTGCAGAGATGGCCCAAAACTTCTCGAGTATAACGTTAGATTCGGTGATCCAGAAACGCAATCTATATTACCTAGATTTGATTCAAATTGCGATTTGTTAAAATTGATGTTGTCAGTTGCAGAAGGAAAGTTAAATGTCAAAATGGTGGAACTTAACAACAAATCTACAGTTTGTGTAGTTGTTGCAAGTAAAGGCTATCCGGGTGATTATCAAAAGGGAGAAGTAATTAAGGGATTAGATAAAATTGAAAGCATTCCTGGTATATTGGTATTTCACGCTGGTACTAAATTAGATGAGAGTGGTAATTGGGTTTCAGATGGCGGAAGAGTGCTAAATATAGTAGCAGAAGGGAGCACTATAGAGGAAGCCAAAAGTAAGGTGTACTCAGCATTAAATTTTTTAGAATGGCCAGGGGGCTTCTTCAGATACGATATTGGTAGTTAA
- a CDS encoding IS5 family transposase, with product MPQKMKVSNQNEYNKFLEKRGNIFRYIDEAIENWYENSPKMQGGNYIYSDKVVILVHIIVNLFRIGLRQTVGFIKGYLQQIGKNLAVISYSQASRRFKKLNIKINDCRVDKSNMENIEIIIDSTSISIYSNTPGHSKENSADRKYRSYEQVRKLHVMLSVNSKKAIAARYSNGVYSDHYGACDLLEEVNFQHKIKALYADRAYDRHKLYKLCKKYDIKTKVLPKKDAAEHSKIDYMSDRNAAIRLIKLYGQDGVKEWKKEAIYGKRSYIEGFFSRLKQVFGFSFRNKSEVNREKELLIKCYLLNKFTDIGMAKFEIIT from the coding sequence ATGCCACAGAAAATGAAAGTCAGTAACCAAAACGAATATAACAAATTCCTTGAAAAAAGGGGAAATATTTTTCGTTACATCGATGAAGCTATCGAAAATTGGTATGAAAATAGTCCAAAAATGCAGGGCGGCAACTATATTTACAGTGATAAAGTCGTAATTTTGGTGCATATAATTGTCAATCTTTTTAGAATTGGGTTAAGACAAACGGTGGGGTTTATAAAAGGATATCTGCAACAAATAGGAAAAAATTTGGCAGTTATCAGCTATTCACAAGCATCAAGAAGGTTTAAAAAACTTAATATTAAGATAAATGATTGCAGGGTTGATAAAAGCAACATGGAAAATATTGAAATTATCATAGATAGCACAAGTATCAGCATTTACAGTAACACTCCTGGCCACAGTAAGGAAAACAGTGCAGATAGAAAGTACCGAAGCTACGAGCAAGTAAGAAAGTTACATGTTATGTTAAGTGTGAATAGTAAAAAAGCTATAGCTGCAAGATACAGTAATGGCGTCTACTCTGACCACTATGGAGCTTGCGATTTGCTTGAAGAAGTTAATTTTCAGCACAAAATAAAAGCATTATATGCAGATAGGGCATACGATAGGCACAAACTTTATAAATTGTGTAAGAAATACGATATAAAGACAAAAGTTCTACCAAAAAAGGATGCAGCAGAACATTCAAAAATAGATTATATGTCTGACAGGAATGCTGCTATTAGGTTAATAAAATTATATGGACAAGATGGTGTAAAAGAGTGGAAAAAGGAAGCAATTTATGGAAAGAGATCTTACATAGAAGGATTTTTCTCAAGGTTGAAGCAAGTATTTGGATTTAGCTTTAGGAATAAATCTGAAGTAAATCGTGAAAAAGAATTACTAATTAAGTGCTATTTGCTCAACAAATTCACTGATATTGGTATGGCTAAATTTGAAATCATTACATAA
- a CDS encoding peroxiredoxin, giving the protein MNLVTKSAIDFTASAVLSGGEIVDDFCLSKHIKNKYAVLFFYPLDFTFVCPTELISLNNRINEFAKRGIEVIGISVDSKFSHYKWRNTPVNDGGIGEVSYTLVSDIKKSISRDYGVLYDDSIALRATFVIDDKFIVRHQSINDFPLGRNIDEFVRIIDAIKHNEEHGEVCPAGWKKGKPAMQASDEGVADYLNSYSEEL; this is encoded by the coding sequence ATGAATCTTGTAACAAAATCTGCTATCGATTTTACTGCTTCAGCTGTTCTCTCCGGCGGAGAAATTGTTGATGATTTCTGTCTGAGTAAGCACATAAAAAATAAGTATGCTGTCCTTTTTTTCTATCCACTTGATTTTACTTTTGTTTGCCCAACTGAATTGATATCGCTCAATAATAGAATAAATGAGTTTGCAAAGCGTGGTATTGAAGTGATAGGAATAAGTGTAGATTCAAAATTTTCACATTATAAATGGCGAAACACTCCAGTTAATGATGGTGGTATTGGAGAGGTTAGCTACACTTTAGTGTCTGATATCAAAAAGTCTATATCAAGAGACTATGGGGTCTTATATGATGACTCAATTGCGCTGAGAGCAACTTTCGTTATTGATGATAAATTTATTGTACGTCATCAATCGATAAATGATTTCCCTTTAGGGCGTAATATCGATGAATTCGTTAGAATCATTGATGCAATTAAACATAATGAGGAGCATGGTGAAGTATGTCCAGCAGGGTGGAAAAAAGGTAAGCCAGCAATGCAGGCAAGCGATGAAGGAGTAGCTGATTATCTAAACTCATACAGTGAAGAATTATAG
- the trxB gene encoding thioredoxin-disulfide reductase: protein MKNYRFSTKVLIIGSGAAGYAAAIYAARANLEPIVVTGMQPGGQLTITTDVENYPGFVSIQGPELMEQMRLHAEQVGAKIIDDEIKSVEQLEDSNEYRFRSSGNTNDYYSDAIIIASGAQAKWLGLKSEKEFQGYGVSACATCDGAFFRNKVVAVIGGGNTAVEEAIFLTRFAKEVILIHRRDKLRAEKVMQDRLFKNDKIKVMWNHTVEQILGEENPKKVTGIIVKSTELKVDGVFIAIGHAPNTGIFKGFVEMDEQGYIITKPGTTLTSKAGVFAAGDVQDKVYRQAVVAAGTGCMAALDAEKFLES from the coding sequence GTGAAGAATTATAGATTTAGTACAAAAGTTCTTATTATTGGATCTGGAGCAGCGGGTTATGCTGCTGCTATATATGCAGCACGTGCAAACTTAGAGCCAATTGTAGTAACGGGAATGCAGCCTGGTGGTCAGCTTACAATTACTACAGATGTTGAAAACTATCCTGGTTTTGTTTCAATACAGGGTCCAGAACTAATGGAGCAAATGAGGTTGCATGCAGAACAGGTTGGAGCAAAAATAATAGATGATGAGATAAAAAGCGTTGAACAACTTGAGGATTCTAATGAGTATAGGTTTAGATCTTCTGGTAATACTAATGACTACTATTCAGATGCAATTATAATTGCATCTGGTGCGCAAGCGAAGTGGCTTGGTCTCAAGAGTGAAAAGGAATTTCAAGGTTACGGAGTTTCGGCTTGTGCAACTTGTGATGGTGCATTTTTTAGGAATAAAGTTGTAGCCGTGATTGGTGGTGGAAATACCGCTGTTGAAGAAGCAATATTTTTAACTCGATTTGCCAAAGAAGTGATATTAATACACAGGCGTGATAAATTGAGAGCGGAAAAGGTAATGCAAGATAGGCTCTTTAAAAATGATAAAATAAAAGTAATGTGGAACCATACCGTAGAGCAGATTCTTGGAGAAGAAAATCCGAAAAAAGTTACTGGTATTATAGTTAAATCAACAGAATTGAAAGTCGATGGAGTGTTTATTGCAATTGGGCATGCACCAAATACGGGTATTTTTAAAGGCTTTGTTGAAATGGATGAGCAGGGTTATATAATTACAAAACCTGGAACAACTTTAACTAGTAAAGCAGGAGTATTTGCTGCAGGTGATGTACAAGATAAGGTATATCGCCAGGCAGTAGTTGCAGCAGGAACAGGGTGCATGGCTGCACTTGATGCAGAGAAGTTTTTAGAGTCGTAG
- a CDS encoding ankyrin repeat domain-containing protein, translating into MPYRNGVTYYGAYGGGDNTASQARNPTTSRQLSESTQKLFKAIDNGNLEAFKQALTEDANVNAFDKEGMTPLVSIVTNLSAGSEAEKEYQNMIRLLLLHQRIDVNICEKGNDNTALHLAMCFQQREALQLLLSHPDIKTYLVNKEQQNPNGCAKQNRAEYLITELQKARKGKELLDALSIGNIYQAKRLLNQELNPNCWKRTQDGRIKTPLSLIIKSCLQGITQENEEVLTKLLKHKDLDFSQIKPIRAIEQNSRLKKIIEQAITERLTDAINRKDLGDVKELVEDNCFINRAIVTAAFESIERIRNYLNEKFPTSAEQPVANTNNIPAGFEEFAQKLVDELEKIKAQLAETEQKLDKVVREKTSETSKISQLERDLKQVREERDRLSSENRRLRTKSLSNKNEKSSQAISPGKKQSNYAYAFFILSGALTGCVGLAILYDYLVIGACLTAVALVLFLVGYYLCKADERDIGPGGTTDNPQVTRVLISSPGPAENFCTC; encoded by the coding sequence ATGCCTTATAGAAACGGTGTAACATATTATGGAGCTTATGGAGGTGGTGATAACACGGCATCGCAAGCTCGAAATCCGACAACTTCAAGACAGCTAAGTGAATCAACACAAAAGTTATTTAAGGCTATTGATAATGGAAATCTAGAAGCTTTTAAACAAGCTCTGACAGAAGATGCGAATGTTAATGCGTTTGATAAAGAAGGCATGACACCTTTGGTGTCCATAGTTACTAATTTGTCTGCAGGCTCTGAAGCAGAAAAAGAATATCAGAATATGATTAGGTTACTTCTACTGCACCAGAGAATAGATGTTAATATTTGTGAAAAAGGTAATGACAATACAGCTTTACATCTAGCAATGTGCTTTCAACAAAGGGAAGCTTTACAACTCTTGCTCAGTCACCCAGACATAAAAACTTATCTAGTCAATAAAGAACAGCAAAATCCTAATGGATGTGCTAAACAAAATCGTGCTGAGTATTTGATAACAGAACTACAAAAAGCACGAAAAGGAAAAGAATTATTAGATGCTCTTTCTATCGGAAACATTTACCAAGCGAAAAGACTATTAAATCAAGAGCTTAATCCTAATTGCTGGAAAAGAACCCAAGATGGAAGAATCAAAACACCACTTAGCTTAATTATCAAATCATGTTTACAAGGAATAACACAAGAAAACGAAGAAGTATTGACTAAACTTTTAAAACATAAAGACCTAGATTTTAGTCAAATAAAGCCAATACGAGCTATAGAGCAAAATTCACGGTTGAAGAAAATAATTGAACAAGCTATTACAGAGCGATTAACTGATGCTATTAATAGAAAAGATTTAGGTGATGTAAAAGAATTGGTAGAGGATAATTGTTTCATAAATCGTGCAATTGTTACTGCTGCATTTGAAAGTATTGAACGTATCAGAAATTATCTAAATGAAAAATTCCCTACAAGTGCAGAGCAACCTGTAGCAAATACGAATAATATACCAGCAGGTTTTGAGGAGTTTGCACAAAAACTTGTAGATGAACTTGAAAAGATAAAAGCTCAACTTGCAGAAACAGAGCAAAAGCTGGATAAGGTTGTGCGTGAAAAAACGAGCGAAACTAGCAAAATTTCACAATTAGAAAGAGATTTGAAACAAGTAAGGGAAGAAAGAGATAGGCTTTCATCAGAAAATAGACGGCTCCGTACTAAAAGTCTGAGTAATAAAAACGAAAAATCCTCACAAGCAATTTCTCCTGGTAAAAAACAAAGCAACTATGCTTATGCATTTTTTATATTATCTGGAGCATTGACTGGTTGTGTAGGTTTAGCAATTTTATACGATTATCTAGTAATAGGTGCTTGTCTTACAGCAGTTGCACTGGTCCTTTTTTTAGTAGGATATTATTTATGTAAAGCGGATGAACGAGATATAGGACCTGGTGGTACCACCGACAATCCTCAAGTTACAAGGGTTTTGATTTCTTCTCCAGGCCCTGCTGAAAATTTTTGTACATGTTAA
- a CDS encoding tyrosine recombinase XerC, translating into MDLGSIIEKWYEWLRCNRSYSPNTLESYMRDLKDLISFLNTHIGGEVNVGTLKNLSIPELRSWLTSRYARGVNARSNARALSVIRNFFKYIKNNYNIDNEAVFSLSRPIQRRTLPKALSIPDIKTLVKEMKLSDLSEPWVVKREIAIIVLLYGTGLRISEALNLRVSDINNESLIVTGKGDKQRQVFILPVVKKCIQEYVKACPYLGINDETQYLFLGVRGKKLGRTYVANRLQKIRRMLNLPEILSPHAFRHSFATHLLQEDIDIRSIQQLLGHSSLETTQVYTHLNYQDVFNMYKNFQQGLEKKSKPL; encoded by the coding sequence GTGGACCTCGGTTCAATCATTGAAAAATGGTATGAGTGGCTGAGGTGCAACAGATCTTATTCACCAAACACTTTAGAGTCATACATGAGGGACTTGAAGGATCTTATAAGTTTCCTAAATACTCACATTGGTGGAGAAGTAAATGTTGGTACTCTGAAAAATTTAAGTATACCTGAGTTAAGAAGTTGGCTTACCTCTCGTTATGCAAGAGGTGTGAATGCAAGATCTAACGCTCGAGCACTCTCAGTAATCAGAAATTTCTTCAAGTACATAAAAAACAACTACAATATAGACAATGAAGCTGTATTTTCCTTATCAAGGCCAATTCAGAGAAGAACTCTGCCCAAAGCATTATCAATACCTGATATAAAAACTTTGGTGAAAGAAATGAAATTATCTGACTTGAGCGAACCTTGGGTGGTAAAAAGAGAAATTGCAATTATCGTCCTGCTATATGGTACAGGCTTAAGAATCAGTGAAGCGTTGAACCTTAGGGTTAGTGATATTAACAATGAAAGTTTAATAGTAACAGGTAAGGGAGATAAACAAAGGCAGGTATTCATTCTTCCGGTAGTAAAAAAATGTATACAGGAATATGTAAAAGCCTGTCCTTATCTTGGCATTAATGATGAAACACAATATCTTTTTTTGGGAGTAAGAGGAAAAAAATTGGGAAGAACTTATGTGGCCAATCGTTTGCAGAAAATAAGGAGAATGTTAAATTTACCAGAAATTTTATCTCCACATGCATTTCGTCATAGTTTTGCTACTCATTTGCTTCAGGAAGATATTGACATAAGATCAATACAACAACTGCTTGGTCATTCGAGTCTTGAGACCACTCAAGTTTACACTCACCTCAATTATCAAGATGTTTTTAACATGTACAAAAATTTTCAGCAGGGCCTGGAGAAGAAATCAAAACCCTTGTAA